In Ignavibacteriales bacterium, a single window of DNA contains:
- a CDS encoding PD40 domain-containing protein gives MKRFFQGMVFLFLTVISLHGQQETRLLRFPAIHGNQIVFTYAGDLYSVEAAGGIARKLTNEVGFEMFPRFSFDGKWIAFTGQYDGNTEVFLIPSSGGIPKRLTYTATLGRDDVSDRMGPNNLVIGWMHDNKHIVYRSRMREFNDFKGQLYLASIDGGLSEQLPLPRGGFCSYSPDDKQLAYNRIFREFRTWKRYRGGMADDISIYNFETKKTENISNNDALDIIPMWAGNKIYYISDRDVNKRMNLYVYDLTSKETKQLTTFKDYDIKFPSLGDKAIVFENGGYIYRFDLVSEKSEKIPIQIIDDMNGGRSVLSNVGDQTTNYEISPDGKRALFGARGDIFTVPAKYGVPRNLTNSPGVHDRNSKWSPDGKWIAYISDASGEDEIYMIPQDGSAQPTQLTKNSDNYKYQILWSPDSKNILWADRAQRLRYVEIDSKTIHEVEQSKAFEFGDYNWSPDSKWITYVKPEDDWMSRVYIFSLENKKEYDVTDKWYSSGQPTFSSDGKYLFFVSDRDFNPTYSQTEWNHAYQDMSRIYLVTLNKDIESPFKPKSDEVSLKEDKPKSDESKDKKEKDKKDEKEKSVVVKIDFEGIKERIVALPVQASGYRGLGSVGNSLYYFRNGSKDEKSQFMIYDLSELKETNLGEADGYEISADQKKMLVGKDRGYYIIDLPKGKIDLKDKLDLSGLEVSLNKRAEWNQIFTESWRQMRDYFYDPNMHGVGWKEVYEKYKPLVQFVNHRADLTYIIGEMIGEINAGHTYVGGGDYPKPKRIQTGLLGAQLSKDSKSGYFKITKILKGENWDKGTRSPLTEVGVNAKEGDFIVAVDGKSTASMVDIYSALVNKAGKQVKLKLNSTPDERGSREVTILPIADEANLYYFNWVRTNMEKVDKATNGKVGYIHIPDMGVHGLNEFVKQYYPQLRKKAVIIDDRGNGGGNVSPMIVERLKREIAMISIGRNTIPTPDPDAMIWGPKVCLIDEFSASDGDIFPYRFKKYGLGKLIGKRTWGGVVGIRGTLPLLDGGFLNKPEFSRYSTEGKWIMEGHGVDPDIVVDNDPAKEFAGEDQQLNKAIEVILDELKTKENQIPPVPEYPIKK, from the coding sequence ATGAAAAGATTTTTTCAAGGAATGGTATTCCTATTCCTGACAGTAATATCACTTCATGGACAACAGGAAACACGTTTATTACGTTTTCCTGCTATCCATGGTAATCAAATTGTTTTCACTTACGCCGGAGATTTATATTCGGTTGAAGCTGCAGGCGGCATCGCGCGCAAACTTACCAACGAGGTTGGATTTGAAATGTTTCCGCGCTTTTCGTTCGACGGGAAATGGATTGCATTCACAGGCCAATATGACGGTAACACCGAAGTATTTTTGATACCATCGTCCGGTGGAATTCCGAAAAGATTAACATACACCGCAACGCTCGGTCGCGATGATGTATCTGACAGAATGGGACCGAATAATTTAGTCATCGGTTGGATGCACGATAATAAGCATATAGTTTACCGTTCACGGATGAGAGAGTTCAACGATTTTAAAGGGCAACTTTATCTCGCCTCGATAGATGGTGGGTTATCAGAGCAGCTTCCGCTTCCTCGCGGTGGATTTTGTTCTTATTCACCCGATGATAAACAACTTGCATACAACCGGATCTTCCGCGAATTCAGGACGTGGAAGCGTTATCGCGGCGGTATGGCAGACGATATTTCGATTTATAATTTCGAGACAAAGAAGACAGAAAATATTTCCAATAACGATGCTCTCGATATTATCCCAATGTGGGCAGGGAACAAAATATATTACATATCTGACCGCGATGTCAACAAGAGAATGAATCTTTACGTTTATGATCTTACATCAAAAGAGACGAAACAACTTACGACATTCAAAGATTATGATATTAAGTTCCCCTCACTCGGAGATAAAGCCATAGTTTTTGAGAACGGTGGATATATTTACCGTTTCGATCTTGTTTCTGAAAAATCAGAAAAGATTCCGATTCAAATTATTGATGATATGAACGGCGGCAGAAGTGTGCTTTCGAATGTTGGTGACCAGACCACTAATTATGAAATATCGCCCGACGGAAAACGAGCTTTATTCGGTGCCCGTGGAGATATATTCACTGTTCCTGCTAAGTACGGAGTTCCTCGCAATCTCACTAATTCACCAGGAGTTCATGATCGGAATTCGAAATGGTCTCCCGATGGAAAATGGATTGCGTATATTTCAGATGCGTCAGGGGAAGATGAAATTTATATGATTCCTCAAGATGGCAGTGCTCAGCCAACTCAATTAACGAAAAACAGCGATAACTATAAGTACCAAATATTATGGTCACCCGATTCTAAAAATATTCTTTGGGCTGATCGTGCTCAACGTTTGCGCTATGTTGAGATCGATTCAAAAACAATTCATGAAGTTGAGCAATCGAAAGCTTTTGAGTTCGGTGATTATAATTGGTCACCCGATAGTAAATGGATAACTTATGTGAAGCCCGAAGACGATTGGATGTCGAGGGTCTATATCTTCTCGCTTGAAAATAAAAAAGAATATGATGTGACCGATAAGTGGTATTCATCGGGACAGCCGACATTCAGTTCCGATGGGAAATACCTTTTCTTCGTATCAGACCGTGATTTCAATCCCACTTACAGTCAAACCGAGTGGAACCACGCCTATCAAGATATGTCGAGAATTTATTTAGTGACATTGAATAAAGATATTGAATCACCGTTTAAACCAAAAAGTGATGAAGTATCTTTGAAGGAAGATAAACCAAAGTCGGATGAATCAAAAGATAAAAAGGAAAAAGACAAAAAGGATGAAAAGGAAAAATCTGTCGTTGTTAAAATAGATTTTGAAGGAATAAAAGAGAGAATAGTCGCTCTGCCGGTTCAAGCATCTGGATACAGAGGACTCGGATCGGTTGGGAATTCATTGTATTATTTCCGTAACGGAAGTAAAGATGAAAAATCTCAATTTATGATCTATGATTTAAGCGAATTAAAAGAAACCAATTTAGGCGAAGCCGATGGTTATGAAATTTCGGCAGATCAGAAAAAAATGCTTGTCGGGAAGGACAGAGGATATTATATAATCGATTTACCGAAAGGGAAAATCGATCTGAAAGATAAGCTTGATTTGTCAGGATTGGAGGTGAGTTTGAATAAACGCGCCGAGTGGAATCAAATCTTCACCGAAAGCTGGAGACAGATGCGGGATTATTTCTATGATCCTAATATGCACGGAGTCGGTTGGAAAGAGGTTTATGAAAAATATAAACCTTTAGTGCAGTTTGTGAACCACCGTGCTGACTTAACTTATATAATCGGTGAGATGATCGGAGAAATAAACGCCGGGCATACTTATGTAGGTGGCGGCGATTATCCGAAACCGAAACGAATTCAAACCGGATTGTTAGGTGCACAACTTTCTAAAGACAGCAAGTCAGGTTATTTCAAAATCACAAAAATATTGAAAGGCGAAAATTGGGATAAAGGAACACGGTCACCTTTAACTGAAGTCGGCGTGAATGCCAAAGAAGGTGATTTCATCGTTGCAGTCGACGGCAAATCAACCGCTTCAATGGTCGATATCTATTCAGCACTTGTAAACAAAGCGGGGAAGCAGGTGAAATTAAAACTTAATTCAACTCCCGATGAAAGGGGAAGTAGGGAAGTTACAATTCTGCCTATAGCCGATGAAGCCAATTTATATTACTTCAATTGGGTGAGAACCAACATGGAAAAAGTCGATAAAGCGACTAACGGTAAAGTAGGTTACATCCACATACCCGATATGGGTGTGCACGGTTTGAACGAATTCGTAAAACAATACTACCCGCAATTGAGGAAAAAAGCTGTTATAATCGATGATCGTGGTAATGGTGGTGGCAACGTGTCGCCGATGATTGTTGAACGTTTAAAGCGTGAAATTGCAATGATAAGCATTGGACGTAATACAATACCGACTCCAGATCCCGATGCGATGATTTGGGGACCGAAGGTATGCTTAATCGATGAGTTCTCTGCTTCTGATGGCGATATCTTTCCATATCGATTTAAGAAGTATGGATTGGGAAAACTTATCGGTAAACGGACTTGGGGTGGTGTGGTAGGAATACGTGGTACATTGCCATTGTTGGATGGTGGTTTTCTTAATAAACCGGAATTCTCCCGCTACAGCACAGAAGGGAAATGGATAATGGAAGGTCACGGTGTCGATCCAGACATCGTTGTTGATAACGATCCTGCTAAAGAATTCGCGGGAGAAGATCAGCAGTTGAATAAAGCGATCGAAGTGATTCTCGATGAACTGAAGACGAAAGAAAATCAGATTCCACCGGTTCCGGAATATCCGATTAAGAAATAA
- a CDS encoding ABC transporter permease, whose protein sequence is MKTILQLISKDYKLFWSDRRAVTMTFIIPIALIIIWGAVFGNLNKGGTATKLHIAFLNNSSSPIGKKIERVLDSSKTFVLIKTYKDENDKRIPFDTASIQNFVRKGSVSAALVIPSDALSDTAFGLKLKFYYDPKNDLEMQMIDGMLQKTIMTEIPDIFMQGMKNQATKFLGLDSGKAFNNEIAKTVGKYFKIDPKWITNPPVDSLMSMAGGSDSAKNSFFQNILQLDKVQLVGQDIANPWATRSVGGWAMMFLLFTLTATSSALFEEKKSGVVLRLLASPISRVQILWSKYLYNMSLGFIQLLILFSAGALLYRIDIFSNFINLVLIIIAAATACTAFGMLLSSISRTAGQANGYGMFLILAMSSIGGAWFPTSFMPDFIQTISKFTIVYWSMDGILQVLWRGAGIFDILPHIGILIGIAVLITSISIWQFKKGHVF, encoded by the coding sequence TTGAAAACAATTCTTCAACTCATCAGTAAAGATTATAAGTTATTCTGGAGCGACAGGCGCGCAGTTACGATGACGTTCATAATCCCGATCGCATTGATTATTATTTGGGGAGCCGTTTTTGGAAATCTGAATAAAGGTGGAACAGCAACCAAGCTTCACATTGCATTCCTGAATAACAGTTCATCTCCAATCGGGAAGAAAATCGAGCGGGTGCTTGATTCTTCTAAAACGTTTGTTCTCATCAAAACGTACAAAGATGAAAATGACAAGCGCATTCCATTTGACACTGCTTCCATTCAGAATTTTGTGAGGAAGGGGAGTGTATCGGCGGCGCTTGTGATTCCTTCTGATGCGTTATCCGATACAGCTTTCGGATTGAAATTGAAATTCTATTACGATCCAAAGAACGATCTCGAAATGCAGATGATAGATGGTATGCTGCAAAAGACAATAATGACTGAAATCCCTGATATCTTTATGCAGGGAATGAAAAATCAAGCTACAAAGTTTTTGGGATTGGATTCTGGCAAAGCGTTTAACAACGAAATTGCAAAGACGGTAGGCAAATATTTCAAGATAGATCCGAAATGGATTACAAATCCACCGGTTGATTCGCTTATGTCAATGGCTGGTGGAAGTGATAGCGCTAAGAATAGTTTCTTCCAAAATATACTTCAACTCGATAAAGTGCAGTTAGTTGGGCAAGACATCGCTAACCCCTGGGCAACGCGGAGTGTAGGCGGCTGGGCAATGATGTTCCTATTGTTCACGCTCACTGCCACATCATCAGCTTTGTTCGAAGAGAAAAAGAGTGGCGTTGTACTGCGGCTTCTTGCTTCTCCTATTTCACGTGTTCAGATACTCTGGAGCAAGTATCTTTACAACATGTCGCTTGGTTTCATTCAGCTTCTTATTCTTTTCAGTGCAGGCGCCTTACTTTACCGGATTGATATTTTCTCCAACTTTATTAATCTCGTTCTTATCATTATTGCTGCCGCAACAGCATGCACGGCATTCGGGATGCTTCTTTCGTCAATCAGCAGAACTGCCGGTCAAGCCAATGGTTACGGAATGTTCTTAATTCTGGCGATGAGTTCCATCGGCGGCGCATGGTTCCCAACATCGTTCATGCCCGATTTCATACAGACGATCAGTAAGTTTACAATTGTCTATTGGTCAATGGATGGAATATTACAGGTTCTCTGGCGTGGTGCCGGTATATTCGATATTCTTCCACACATTGGAATATTAATAGGCATAGCTGTCCTGATAACAAGCATCAGCATCTGGCAATTTAAAAAGGGACACGTCTTTTAA
- a CDS encoding ABC transporter ATP-binding protein, with translation MTPIIEVKDLAYSYHDGTNALRGVSFKIQKGECVGLIGPNGAGKSTLLLHLNGLLPEKKENNSSVMILGKAISNENANEIHRDVAVLFQNPDDQLFCPTVYDDVAFGPRQWGMNEEDIKIKIENLLSQVGIPGFENRSPHHLSGGEKQRVCLAGLLICDPKILVLDEPTRDLDPRGRRELSNILKNIPTTKIIASHDLELIVNLCARTIVLDKGKIVADGSTLDLLSDEKLMLEHGLEKPHSLQHLHPHK, from the coding sequence ATGACTCCGATTATTGAAGTTAAGGATCTTGCATACAGTTATCACGACGGAACAAATGCACTTCGCGGAGTTTCATTCAAAATTCAAAAAGGTGAATGTGTCGGATTGATTGGTCCGAATGGCGCCGGAAAATCAACGCTTCTTTTGCATCTTAACGGATTACTTCCAGAAAAAAAAGAAAATAATTCTTCGGTGATGATTTTAGGGAAGGCAATTTCAAATGAGAACGCTAACGAAATACATCGTGATGTTGCCGTTCTTTTTCAAAATCCTGACGACCAGTTATTTTGTCCGACGGTTTACGACGACGTTGCATTTGGTCCGAGACAATGGGGAATGAATGAAGAGGATATTAAAATCAAAATTGAAAATCTACTGTCGCAAGTCGGAATCCCCGGATTTGAAAATCGTTCACCTCATCATCTAAGCGGTGGAGAAAAACAAAGGGTATGTTTGGCGGGATTATTGATTTGCGATCCGAAGATACTGGTGCTTGATGAGCCGACAAGAGATCTTGATCCACGGGGTAGAAGAGAATTATCAAATATCTTGAAAAATATCCCGACAACAAAAATTATCGCATCGCACGATCTTGAATTGATCGTAAATCTGTGTGCAAGAACAATCGTTCTGGATAAAGGGAAAATTGTTGCTGATGGGAGTACTCTTGATTTATTATCGGATGAGAAGTTGATGTTAGAACACGGATTGGAGAAGCCGCATTCTCTTCAGCATCTTCACCCTCATAAATAA
- a CDS encoding LysE family transporter yields MLVYLIIGFSYGFAAAVQPGPFQTFLISQSLKIGWRRTAPATFAPLLSDLPIAVLVLAVLSKIPLWAENMLHLVGGIFVIYLAYGAFQTWLHFKNIKTDTSHSIQQTIWKGMMVNLLNPAPYIGWSFVMGPLLLKGWREAPLNGFVLIIAFYGTMIITTIGIIILLSGARNLGPKIDRSLIGVSALALAGFGIYQFWLGVSAL; encoded by the coding sequence ATGCTGGTTTATTTGATCATCGGATTTTCTTACGGCTTTGCCGCCGCCGTGCAACCTGGTCCTTTTCAGACATTTTTGATTTCTCAATCTCTGAAAATAGGATGGAGGCGAACTGCACCCGCAACCTTCGCACCTCTCTTAAGCGATCTGCCGATTGCAGTTTTAGTGCTCGCAGTGTTAAGCAAGATTCCTCTTTGGGCGGAAAATATGTTGCACCTTGTGGGCGGAATTTTTGTCATTTACCTCGCTTATGGTGCATTCCAAACATGGCTGCATTTTAAAAATATTAAAACCGATACCTCTCACTCAATTCAACAAACCATATGGAAAGGAATGATGGTGAATCTTCTGAACCCTGCACCATACATAGGTTGGAGTTTTGTTATGGGTCCGCTTTTGTTAAAGGGGTGGAGAGAAGCACCTCTAAATGGATTTGTTCTGATAATTGCTTTTTACGGCACAATGATTATAACAACAATCGGAATCATAATTCTTCTTAGTGGTGCAAGAAATCTTGGACCGAAAATAGATAGAAGTTTGATTGGAGTATCAGCACTGGCACTGGCTGGATTTGGAATATATCAATTCTGGCTGGGAGTGAGTGCGTTATAA
- a CDS encoding peroxiredoxin: MKHIFFYILFSLLFIQLLVGQQATVLKVGDTAPNFTLPYATKDSVSRGKITLSDITVNQKVILAFYPADWSGGCTKEVCSLRDNFKSLADLNTEVIAISGDYIFSHHEWAKFHNLPFKLLSDHDHSIAKTYSSYNSEHGYNKRTVYVIDVCGKILYIDLNYSVADEKSFKQLRTALEGLSK, from the coding sequence TTGAAACATATTTTCTTTTATATATTATTTAGTCTGCTGTTCATTCAATTACTAGTCGGGCAACAAGCAACGGTGCTGAAAGTCGGTGATACTGCACCAAATTTTACTCTACCTTATGCCACAAAAGATTCTGTGTCGAGAGGTAAGATAACTTTATCGGATATAACGGTGAATCAAAAAGTCATACTTGCATTTTATCCGGCAGACTGGAGCGGCGGCTGCACTAAGGAGGTTTGTTCACTGCGGGATAATTTCAAGTCGCTTGCTGATTTAAATACCGAGGTAATCGCGATTAGCGGAGATTATATATTTTCCCATCACGAATGGGCGAAATTTCATAATCTCCCATTTAAATTACTATCTGATCACGATCATTCTATCGCGAAAACATATTCGAGTTATAATTCTGAACACGGATATAATAAAAGAACGGTATATGTAATCGATGTTTGCGGTAAAATATTATATATTGATCTGAACTATTCTGTCGCTGACGAAAAATCATTCAAACAACTTCGTACGGCACTTGAAGGATTAAGTAAATAA
- a CDS encoding ABC transporter ATP-binding protein: protein MIKISSITKLYPSITALDNISLTVNKQEFFGLLGPNGAGKTTLMNLLVGYINPDQGEIHIAGEKVTQDGLHTRKNIGLVPQSLALYDDLSAQDNLEIFGSFYHIEKKLLKERIKEKLESVQLYERRKDKVITFSGGMKRRLNLVASMLHDPPILLCDEPTVGIDPQSRNAIFDYLLMLNEQGKTIVYTTHYMEEAERLCKRIAIIDFGRIIAEGTIDELIEKLPYDETILITKNQVTKGKLDLLRSFGSVVDENDHFQLKPNTGFQLSQFFSALEKNTISYKFVELHKPTLESYFLHLTGRRLRD, encoded by the coding sequence ATGATAAAAATAAGCAGCATTACAAAGCTTTATCCATCAATCACCGCGCTGGATAATATTTCCCTTACTGTCAATAAACAAGAATTCTTCGGACTTCTCGGTCCAAACGGTGCTGGCAAAACTACACTGATGAATTTACTTGTCGGTTACATCAATCCGGATCAAGGTGAAATTCATATTGCTGGTGAAAAAGTAACGCAGGATGGCTTACACACACGGAAGAACATCGGCTTGGTGCCGCAGTCGCTGGCGCTGTATGATGATCTTTCAGCTCAGGATAATTTAGAAATCTTTGGCAGCTTTTATCACATTGAAAAAAAGTTGCTCAAAGAACGTATCAAGGAAAAATTGGAATCGGTTCAACTCTACGAGCGCCGAAAAGATAAGGTAATAACATTTTCAGGCGGAATGAAAAGACGGTTGAATCTTGTTGCAAGCATGCTTCACGATCCGCCGATACTTCTATGCGATGAGCCAACTGTGGGCATCGACCCACAATCCCGAAATGCCATCTTCGATTATCTATTGATGCTGAATGAGCAAGGCAAAACTATCGTTTATACGACTCATTACATGGAAGAAGCGGAACGCCTGTGCAAGCGTATCGCCATCATCGACTTCGGCAGAATTATTGCTGAAGGAACAATAGATGAGTTGATTGAGAAGCTACCGTATGATGAGACTATTCTGATAACAAAAAATCAAGTAACAAAAGGTAAATTAGATTTACTGAGATCATTCGGTTCAGTAGTTGACGAGAACGATCATTTTCAACTCAAACCAAACACAGGATTCCAGTTATCACAGTTCTTTTCAGCATTAGAAAAGAATACAATCAGTTATAAATTTGTTGAGCTGCACAAACCGACACTCGAATCATATTTCCTTCATTTAACGGGAAGGAGGTTGAGAGATTGA
- a CDS encoding response regulator, whose protein sequence is MNILLVDDEAEYRMLLGHYLETEGYTVFLAENGEAGLDKLEDASMDLIISDIYMPVMDGLKFYKHVRSAPKFKNIPFLFVSGFDDDHTISAVKSSKLDGFIKKARPLNELKAWIKYLTTPIDKRPSIPPTSSAVKLDRDRSRDRSLRSNR, encoded by the coding sequence ATGAATATTTTGTTGGTTGATGATGAAGCCGAATACAGGATGTTACTGGGTCACTATCTTGAAACTGAAGGATACACTGTTTTTCTGGCAGAAAATGGTGAAGCGGGGCTCGATAAATTAGAAGACGCTTCAATGGATTTGATAATTTCAGATATTTATATGCCGGTGATGGATGGCTTAAAATTCTATAAGCATGTTAGGTCTGCGCCCAAATTCAAGAATATTCCGTTTCTGTTCGTGTCCGGTTTCGACGATGACCATACAATTTCTGCTGTTAAATCTTCAAAGTTAGATGGTTTTATAAAAAAAGCCAGACCATTAAATGAACTGAAAGCGTGGATAAAATATCTAACCACACCGATCGATAAGCGCCCATCTATACCTCCAACCTCTTCTGCAGTAAAATTAGATAGGGATCGCAGCCGGGATCGCTCACTCCGCTCGAATCGCTGA
- a CDS encoding energy-coupling factor ABC transporter permease, whose product MHIPDGFLDTKTVITTATLSTVGISFAFRHLKNSAISQQVPLIGLSAAFVFVAQMLNFPIAAGTSGHFMGTGLITMLLGPSAAIIIMTVVLGVQCFLFTDGGLISLGANIFNMAIGGALISYAIQKVIEKILPDIRGKLIATGISSWSATVLASILCAGELAWSMTVSWSAAFTAMANIHMLIGIAEGAIATIVVAGILKSRPEIIRNSNLQQQKPSFSTKLIYVSIIVIGIMIFITPFITELPDGLEKVASVLGFDHKAIEQPILNAPFPDYQLGIFSSPALATIAAGFIGITIVFILSFILSKALTTKKS is encoded by the coding sequence ATGCACATCCCCGATGGTTTTCTAGATACAAAAACGGTCATTACAACTGCTACATTATCAACGGTTGGAATCTCTTTTGCGTTCCGGCATTTGAAGAATTCTGCTATATCTCAACAAGTTCCGTTAATTGGGCTTTCAGCAGCATTTGTTTTCGTTGCTCAAATGTTGAATTTTCCAATTGCCGCCGGTACCTCAGGGCATTTTATGGGAACAGGACTTATCACAATGCTTTTAGGACCAAGCGCTGCTATTATCATAATGACCGTCGTGCTCGGTGTTCAATGTTTTCTTTTTACCGATGGTGGACTGATATCCCTGGGAGCGAATATATTCAATATGGCGATCGGCGGTGCGCTAATCAGTTATGCAATTCAAAAGGTGATTGAAAAGATTCTTCCTGATATTCGGGGAAAACTTATAGCAACAGGGATTTCATCTTGGAGCGCGACGGTTTTGGCTTCGATATTATGCGCAGGAGAACTTGCATGGTCGATGACAGTAAGTTGGTCTGCCGCGTTTACCGCGATGGCAAATATTCACATGTTGATTGGAATCGCCGAAGGAGCCATAGCAACTATCGTTGTAGCGGGCATTTTAAAATCAAGACCTGAAATAATCCGCAATTCTAATCTTCAACAACAAAAACCATCTTTCAGCACAAAATTAATTTATGTTTCCATCATTGTTATCGGCATAATGATTTTTATTACTCCTTTCATCACAGAATTACCGGATGGATTAGAAAAAGTCGCATCTGTTTTGGGTTTCGATCATAAAGCGATTGAGCAACCGATATTAAACGCTCCTTTTCCGGATTATCAATTGGGAATATTTTCATCACCCGCCCTTGCAACCATTGCGGCAGGATTTATCGGGATTACAATCGTATTTATTTTATCTTTCATACTCTCTAAAGCTTTAACAACAAAAAAATCTTGA
- the cbiQ gene encoding cobalt ECF transporter T component CbiQ: MRHDFIDRYSRQKSIIHDLPTFVKVAAAIITIIVIVALPHKSWMSFCLLALFLIPVIVLSKLPIRFLVLRLIMLEPFVLGVSILSLFKDGGIIIFVSIVIKSTLALLTMLLLSNTTPFEQILTLMKKIKIPSLMVTILALFYRYLFVLIDETEKMQRARTSRTFSNSKKHIWKSRIQMIGELFIRSTERAERIYSAMRARGWS; this comes from the coding sequence ATGAGACATGACTTTATAGATAGGTACAGCAGGCAAAAGAGCATCATTCACGATTTGCCGACATTTGTGAAAGTTGCAGCGGCGATCATAACTATCATCGTGATAGTCGCATTACCGCATAAATCATGGATGAGCTTTTGTTTGCTCGCATTATTTTTAATTCCGGTTATCGTATTATCCAAATTACCGATTCGTTTTTTAGTACTCCGATTAATAATGTTAGAACCATTCGTACTGGGAGTTTCAATATTATCTTTGTTCAAGGACGGAGGGATAATTATTTTTGTTTCTATCGTCATAAAAAGCACGTTAGCATTATTAACCATGCTTTTATTATCGAACACTACGCCATTCGAACAGATTCTAACCTTAATGAAGAAAATTAAAATTCCATCGCTCATGGTTACTATACTCGCTTTGTTCTACAGGTATCTTTTTGTTCTCATTGATGAAACAGAAAAGATGCAGAGAGCACGTACGAGCAGAACATTCTCAAATTCCAAAAAACATATCTGGAAAAGCAGAATTCAGATGATCGGTGAACTATTTATCCGCTCAACGGAACGCGCAGAACGAATTTACTCTGCAATGCGCGCACGGGGATGGTCATGA